A window from Triticum aestivum cultivar Chinese Spring chromosome 6D, IWGSC CS RefSeq v2.1, whole genome shotgun sequence encodes these proteins:
- the LOC123146068 gene encoding phosphate transporter PHO1-2 — translation MVKFSREYDASIIPEWKPAFVDYKGLKKLIKKIKVARRDADDSSAGDSSPETAAGVESVGYGGGFSMLDPVRALAARFAPRVQATSVRACEDEESGDSGEFVRSTDKHEREFLEKADEELEKVNTFYAAQEAELLGRGEALIDQLRILADVKRILDDHAATRHARGSLLGRSRSMRAVAPPSPALSNSGRYLLSGLATPQSMSDGSVELQQAQMTEGAAVADEVMAALERNGVSFVGLPGKKEGSGRGGRLQLPSTVRIDIPASNPGRAALKVWEELVNVLRKDGAAAFVHRKKVQHAEKNIRDAFMALYRGLELLKKFSSLNVKAFTKILKKFVKVSEQQRATDLFSQKSKRSSFSTSNKVLQLSDEVESLFLKNFAGNDRMVAMKYLNPQRPKNTHMITFLVGLFTGTFVSLFIIYAILAHVSGIFASAGNTAYMEIVYHVFSMFALISLHCFLYGCNLFMWKSTRINQNFIFDFAPNTALTHRDAFLMSASIMCTVVTALVINLFLRNAGASYANAVPGGLIVLSAGLLFCPFNVFYRSTRYCFMRIMRNIIFSPFYKVLMADFFMADQLTSQIPLLRHMEFAACYFMAGSFRANPYETCTNSQQYKHLAYAISFLPYYWRAMQCLRRYFEEHDINQLANAGKYVSAMVAAAVRFKYSATPTPFWVWLVLISSSGATIYQLYWDFVKDWGFFTPKSKNLWLRDGLILKNKFTYYISMMLNLVLRLAWTESVMKIRVSKNETRLLDFSLASLEIIRRGHWNFYRLENEHLNNVGKFRAVKTVPLPFRELETD, via the exons ATGGTGAAGTTCTCTAGGGAGTACGACGCCAGCATCATCCCGGAGTGGAAGCCCGCCTTCGTCGACTACAAGGGCCTCAAGAAGCTCATCAAGAAGATCAAGGTAGCAAGGCGCGACGCCGACGACAGCAGCGCAGGAGactcctcgccggagaccgccgcCGGCGTCGAGAGCGTCGGCTATGGCGGTGGCTTCTCCATGCTCGACCCCGTCCGCGCCCTCGCCGCCCGGTTCGCGCCCAGGGTGCAGGCCACctcggtgcgtgcgtgc gaggacgaggagagcgggGATTCCGGCGAGTTCGTGCGATCCACGGACAAGCAT GAGCGGGAGTTTCTGGAGAAGGCGGACGAGGAGCTGGAGAAGGTGAACACCTTCTACGCGGCGCAGGAGGCGGAGCTGCTGGGCCGCGGCGAGGCGCTCATCGACCAGCTCCGCATCCTCGCCGACGTCAAGCGCATCCTGGACGATCACGCTGCCACCCGCCACGCCCGGGGCTCGCTCCTGGGCCGCAGCCGCTCCATGCGGGCGGtggcgccgccctcgccggcgctCAGCAACTCTGGCCGCTACCTCCTCTCGGGCCTCGCCACGCCGCAGTCCATGTCAG ATGGGAGCGTGGAGCTTCAGCAGGCACAGATGACGGAGGGCGCAGCGGTGGCCGACGAGGTGATGGCGGCGCTAGAGCGCAACGGCGTCAGCTTCGTGGGGCTGCCCGGGAAGAAGGAGGGCAGCGGCAGGGGCGGGAGGCTGCAGCTGCCGTCGACGGTGCGCATCGACATCCCGGCGAGCAACCCGGGGCGGGCGGCGCTCAAGGTGTGGGAGGAGCTGGTGAACGTGCTGCGCAAGGACGGGGCCGCCGCCTTCGTCCACCGGAAGAAGGTGCAGCACGCCGAGAAGAACATCCGCGACGCCTTCATGGCTCTCTACCGCGGCCTCGAGCTGCTCAAGAAGTTCAG TTCTCTGAATGTAAAGGCGTTCACCAAAATTCTTAAGAAATTCGTCAAG GTGTCGGAGCAGCAGCGGGCGACGGACCTTTTCTCGCAGAAGTCGAAGAGATCGTCGTTCAGCACCTCCAACAAG GTGCTTCAGCTGTCGGACGAGGTGGAGTCACTCTTCCTGAAGAACTTCGCGGGCAACGACAGGATGGTGGCCATGAAGTACCTCAACCCACAGCGGCCCAAGAACACCCACATGATCACCTTCCTTGTAG GGTTGTTTACGGGCACATTTGTGAGTTTGTTCATCATATACGCCATCTTGGCCCATGTTTCCGGCATTTTCGCCTCCGCCGGAAACACGGCCTACATGGAAATAGTTTACCATGTCTTCAG TATGTTTGCGCTCATCAGCCTGCACTGCTTCCTCTACGGGTGCAACCTGTTCATGTGGAAGAGCACCAGGATCAACCAGAACTTCATATTCGACTTCGCCCCCAACACCGCTCTCACGCACCGGGACGCCTTCCTCATGTCCGCCTCCATCATGTGCACCGTGGTCACCGCGCTGGTCATCAACCTCTTCCTCAGGAACGCTGGTGCGTCCTACGCCAATGCCGTGCCCGGGGGCCTCATAGTG TTGTCAGCTGGGCTTCTATTCTGTCCGTTCAACGTGTTCTATCGGTCGACGCGTTACTGCTTCATGCGCATTATGCGCAACATCATATTCTCGCCATTCTACAAG GTTCTGATGGCCGATTTTTTCATGGCTGATCAGTTAACTAGCCAG ATCCCATTGTTAAGGCACATGGAGTTTGCAGCGTGTTACTTCATGGCAGGAAGCTTTAGGGCTAACCCATATGAGACTTGTACTAACAGCCAGCAATACAAACACCTGGCCTATGCCATCTCTTTTCTCCCCTACTACTGGAGAGCTATGCAG TGTTTAAGAAGGTACTTTGAGGAACATGACATAAATCAGCTCGCCAATGCCGGGAAGTACGTGTCGGCGATGGTCGCGGCTGCCGTCAGGTTCAAGTACAGTGCAACGCCGACGCCATTCTGGGTGTGGCTGGTCCTCATCTCATCCTCAGGCGCCACCATTTACCAGCTCTACTGGGACTTTGTCAAGGATTGGGGCTTTTTCACTCCCAAATCTAAGAACCTATGGCTCCGGGACGGTCTCATCCTGAAGAACAAGTTCACCTACTACATTTCTATG ATGCTAAATCTAGTGCTTCGGCTGGCATGGACTGAAAGTGTGATGAAGATCCGTGTTAGTAAGAACGAGACTCGCCTACTAGATTTCTCCCTTGCCTCCTTGGAAATAATCCGACGAGGACATTGGAATTTCTACAG GCTGGAGAACGAACACTTGAACAATGTTGGCAAGTTCAGAGCAGTGAAGACTGTCCCATTGCCATTTCGTGAACTCGAAACGGATTGA